From a single Silene latifolia isolate original U9 population chromosome 6, ASM4854445v1, whole genome shotgun sequence genomic region:
- the LOC141588077 gene encoding uncharacterized protein LOC141588077, whose translation MALVQAAFVQNRNIHENIMLSQSLVKEYDRKYLTPRCLIKVDIRKAFDSLQWGFIENMLGALKYPSQFISWIMGCISSSWFSIKLNGSIHGFFKGKSGLRQGDPLSPYLFVLSMKVLSRYLRLIFTKPNFSDLSGLHAKKDKTDIYFGGVAETVKHHILHTTGFSEGTFPFRYLGLTLNTARNTTDMYGLLISKLQNKVPYWATKFLSYAGKAQLINFVVFGLEAFWCANVLLPHNILKKLNKMSKDFFWGIGSDQRKWILETQQHGLWYSWHKAYHFPDVPFWEVTCKAHFAESLRSIITVKDEMLAKAGSQGNAARLLQDWTVKGKFDLSSAYNWFRIDRPQLTWARALHSQHISLSYGFITSLAIQRKLATIDSLISKGMYIVNKRTLCKQENEYHQHLFFCCSYSAEVWHVVLQWIGMEARSNHYEQELLWIAHKNHRRHWQAQWYISCIAATVFYIWQERNSRIFRGVEHPPSHILKQLQLIVSTRLLRYVRKKQYGLLLCKLNGA comes from the exons ATGGCCCTTGTCCAG GCTGCATTTGTTCAAAATAGAAACATTCATGAAAATATTATGCTTTCACAGTCTCTGGTGAAAGAATATGATAGAAAATATCTCACACCTAGGTGCCTTATTAAGGTGGACATAAGGAAGGCCTTTGATTCCTTGCAATGGGGATTTATTGAGAATATGCTTGGTGCATTAAAGTATCCCTCCCAATTTATTTCCTGGATTATGGGTTGTATTTCTTCTTCTTGGTTCTCCATCAAGTTGAATGGCTCTATTCATGGCTTCTTTAAGGGGAAAAGTGGGCTCAGGCAGGGTGACCCCCTATCACCCTATCTTTTTGTGCTGAGTATGAAAGTTCTTTCCAGATACCTCAGATTGATCTTCACTAAACCTAAT TTTTCTGATTTGTCTGGGTTGCATGCTAAGAAAGATAAGACTGACATCTATTTTGGAGGGGTGGCTGAGACTGTCAAGCATCATATCCTTCATACTACTGGGTTTTCTGAAGGCACTTTCCCTTTCAGATACCTGGGACTGACACTGAACACTGCTAGGAATACTACTGACATGTATGGACTCTTGATTAGTAAATTGCAGAATAAAGTTCCGTATTGGGCTACTAAATTCCTCTCTTATGCTGGGAAAGCTCAGTTAATTAACTTTGTGGTTTTTGGGTTGGAGGCTTTCTGGTGTGCTAATGTCCTTCTACCTCATAATATCCTTAAAAAACTGAACAAAATGAGTAAGGACTTCTTCTGGGGAATTGGATCTGATCAAAGGAAGTGG ATTTTAGAGACCCAGCAGCATGGGTTGTGGTATTCTTGGCACAAAGCTTATCATTTCCCAGATGTCCCCTTCTGGGAGGTCACCTGCAAAGCTCACTTTGCTGAAAGCTTAAGGAGTATCATAACTGTAAAAGATGAGATGCTTGCTAAAGCAGGATCCCAGGGGAATGCTGCCAGACTGCTTCAAGACTGGACTGTTAAGGGGAAGTTTGATCTATCTTCTGCTTATAATTGGTTCCGTATTGATAGACCTCAACTCACTTGGGCAAGAGCTCTTCACTCACAACACATCTCTCTATCCTATGGCTTTATTACCTCTCTTGCTATTCAGAGGAAACTGGCTACAATTGACTCCCTGATTAGCAAAGGAATGTACATTGTTAATAAGCGCACCCTTTGTAAACAGGAGAATGAATACCATCAGCATCTCTTTTTTTGCTGCTCATATTCAGCTGAAGTCTGGCATGTTGTTCTACAGTGGATTGGGATGGAAGCAAGGAGTAATCATTATGAGCAGGAACTCCTTTGGATTGCTCACAAAAATCATAGAAGGCACTGGCAAGCGCAGTGGTACATCAGTTGTATAGCAGCTACTGTTTTTTACATCTGGCAGGAACGCAACAGTAGGATTTTTCGTGGGGTTGAGCATCCTCCCTCTCACATCCTGAAGCAATTGCAGCTGATCGTTAGTACTCGTCTCCTGAGATATGTTAGGAAGAAGCAGTATGGACTTCTTCTTTGTAAACTAAATGGGGCTTAA